Genomic segment of Gloeocapsa sp. DLM2.Bin57:
TTTACCTAGTGCAGATACCCCCCTCTATAATCATCCTCTCTTTGCAATTGAAAAATGGCTGGAGAACATGGGTTGTGAACAAGATTCTCAGGAACTCAATCGTTGGACTCTGACTCAACTAAATTGGTCAGTTCAAATCTATTTAGATATCGAAGAAATAGTGGTACAGTATTCGCCAACGGTTAATAATCCCACAGAGATTAAAAGAGCTTTTAAATATTCTTTGACTAGAGAGGATGTAGAAGAGGCTATTTTTTCAGGTCCTTAGACTTAAGTAGGAATGGCTTCTCCTGGGCGTAATTTTGCCCATTTTCCTTTTTCTTCTAAAAAGCTTTGACAACCGACTACATCCCATTCCATCTCGATATAATCGTCTTGAGTGCGAATATTGACGTTAATTGTGGGTTCTTGTGGTTCAAAATTGGGGGTTTCGGTTAAGTGTGGTTGTTGGTGTTGCGTCTCAACAGCATAATAGGTGTTGCAACGGTCAACGAAGTAACAGTTAACACAGATACACATGGCTAAATCCAGCGAAAACATTATAAAGTAAGTATAACAAGATCTTAATTTAAATCTCTAGATTATGGTTGTATATCAAAGTACTGGAGAATCAGAAGTCTATCAAGGACAATTCGGGGAATTTTCCATTAATCAACGCGATCGCCTAGAAGTCATTATCTATCGTCTCGGGTTGAGTTTAGCAGCGGTTTGTTTAACGATCGCCACTCTGATTGTCTTATTAACTGGTTCAAAGTTCGTGAGTTGGTTAACTCCACTATTTGGTTTATTTTCTCTAGGGTTAGGTATCAGTTTGGTAACTATCCACGTATATTTAGCACCTCTGAAGCGTCTTTTACAATTATTTTGGTTGATAGGAACGTTAACAGGTGTTGTGCTAATCTATACTAGTCCAGAGTCTTTAGCTCTCTACGTGTACAATCATCCTCTGACTTTGTTAGGAATAGGTTTTAGTTTCGCTGCTTTAACTGGTATCTATTTCAAAGAGGGTTTTTGTTTTGCGCGTTTAGAAACCAAATTATTAACTCCCCTTGTTCCTTTATTATTGTTAGGTCATCTGGTGGGTGTTTTATCCGTGACTGTAGAGAAAATTTTGTTGGGGTTTTGGGCTATTCTATTTATGATCTTTGTGCTCAGAAAATTAACCCAAGCTATTCCCCCTGATATTGGTGATAAATCTGTATTTGCTTATCTTAAGCAACAAAATGTGTGAAGTAACTAGCTTTTGGGGTTTGTTTAGTTATCAACCTCAATGGGGTTTAACTCCTTTAGGTTGGTTAGTAGTAGGATTAGTTTTAGTTTTAATTACTGGGTTAATGGTTGTGAAAATTCACCCTTTTTTAGCGCCAAGACAACCAGTAGAAGCTGAGATCTTATTAGTAGAGGGTTGGGTAAGTGATGATGTGATGATCGGAGCGATCACCGAATTTTATCGAGGTAATTATCAATTAATCATTACGACAGGATCACCCCTAATCAAGGGTCATTTTCTCTGTGAATATAAAAATTTTGCTGATTTAGCTGCAGCTACCTTAGTTGCGTTAGGTTTTGAGCAAAGTAAGATTATCTCTATTCCTTCACCAGTAGTAGCAATCAACCGTACTCAAAGCGCAGCTTTAACCGTCAGAGATTGGTTGTTAAACTATTCTGAACCTATTAAAGGTGTTAATATTTATTCTTGGGATGTACACACGCGCAGAAGTTGGTTACTTTATCGTCAAACTCTCCAACCTGAATGGAAAGTAGGGGCGATCGCTCATCCTCCTGAGTTTTATGATCCTCAAACTTGGTGGACTTCTAGTGCGGGTGTACGTTCAATCATACCAGAAGCGATCGCCTATTTATACGCTAGACTAAGCTAATTAGACCTTCAATCATGATATACTCTATAAAAAAGGTACAGGGTATAACCTTTGGGGAAACAAGAATCTATCTGAAATGACGATTATTAAAGCTATACGAGGAACAAAAGATATTTTACCTACAGAGGTAGGTTATTGGCAAGAGGTAGAAACAACCGCGCGCCAAATCTTTAGCCAAGCTTGTTATCAAGAAATTCGCTCACCCATTTTTGAACAAACTTCCTTGTTTGAAAGAGGAATCGGTACTAATACAGATGTGGTGGGGAAAGAAATGTACACTTTCCTAGATAAAGGCGATCGTTCCTTAACTCTACGTCCTGAAGGAACAGCGGGAGTGGTTCGGGCTTTTATCGAAAATAACCTTTATAGTAGTGGTGGAGTACAAAGACTCTGGTACACAGGTCCAATGTTTCGCTACGAACGTCCCCAAGCGGGACGTCAACGACAATTTCACCAAATAGGGTTAGAATTACTCGGAACAAATGACCCCAGAGGAGATGTAGAAGCGATCGCCATCGCTACAGATTTATTGCGCAATCTTGGTTTAGTTAATCTACACTTAGCCCTTAATTCCGTAGGAACATTAGCAGATCGCAGTTTATATCGTCAAGCTTTAATAGATTATCTAACCCCCTATCAACAAGAATTAGACTCAGACTCACAAGTACGTCTCTTAAATAATCCTTTGAGAATTCTTGATAGTAAAGACAGTAAAACTCAAGAAATAGCTCAAAATGCACCGAGAATCATTGACTATTTAAGTCAACAATCCCGAGAACATTTTGATCGGGTACAACAACTGTTGACCGATTTAGGTATTGGTTATGAACTCAATCACTGCTTAGTGAGAGGTTTAGATTATTATACTCATACCGCTTTTGAAATTCAATCTCAGGATTTAGGTGCGCAAGCTACTGTTTGTGGGGGTGGACGTTACGATGGATTAGTGCAAGAATTAGGAGGACCTGATACTCCCGCGGTAGGTTGGGCAATTGGACTAGAAAGGTTGATAATATTATTACAACAAAAACGCTCTCTTGCCAGTAAACAACCAGACTTTTATCTGGTGTCCCGTGGAAGTGAAGCTGAAGCCAAAGCCTTGATTTTAGCGCAAAAATTGCGCAATCTTGGCTTAACAGTAGAATTAGATCTCAGTGGTAGTGCTTTTGCGAAACAGTTTAAACGCGCTAGTCGTCAAGAGGCGATCGCTTGTTTAATTTTAGGAGATAGCGAAGCAGAAACGGACACAGTGCAATTAAAATGGTTGAAAACCCAAACCCAAGAAACCTTAACTATTGCCGAATTATTAGCTAAAATACCCGATTTAACTCAACAATTAGCAGCAAATAAGTGATGAAAGAGTGGCAATTTTTTCTGGAAACTAAGGATACATCTCAATTAATTCCTGTCCAAACGAGAGATTGTCACTTCTTAACGGGATGTTATCGTATTCTCGCCCAAACTCATCTCAGTCATACCCCTATAGAAATTCGCTTAGACTATCAACCCAGAGAAGGTGAACAACTCTCTCAGAAATATCTCAGAGTCACTCCTGTTGACGGTTGGTTGATAGTCACACCTTTTCTAGAATTAACCCCAGGTCAACTGCAATTGCGATGTCAAGCTGATGTGTTAGCAGAATTAAGCGGAAATCATTGGCAAAAATACTTAAGCTTTGGGATTAGCAATCCAGAAGAAGTTTCTCCCTTAACTCAGCAACAAGCTTATTGTGAA
This window contains:
- a CDS encoding DUF3143 domain-containing protein encodes the protein MVLPSADTPLYNHPLFAIEKWLENMGCEQDSQELNRWTLTQLNWSVQIYLDIEEIVVQYSPTVNNPTEIKRAFKYSLTREDVEEAIFSGP
- a CDS encoding YdcF family protein, giving the protein MCEVTSFWGLFSYQPQWGLTPLGWLVVGLVLVLITGLMVVKIHPFLAPRQPVEAEILLVEGWVSDDVMIGAITEFYRGNYQLIITTGSPLIKGHFLCEYKNFADLAAATLVALGFEQSKIISIPSPVVAINRTQSAALTVRDWLLNYSEPIKGVNIYSWDVHTRRSWLLYRQTLQPEWKVGAIAHPPEFYDPQTWWTSSAGVRSIIPEAIAYLYARLS
- a CDS encoding histidine--tRNA ligase; translated protein: MTIIKAIRGTKDILPTEVGYWQEVETTARQIFSQACYQEIRSPIFEQTSLFERGIGTNTDVVGKEMYTFLDKGDRSLTLRPEGTAGVVRAFIENNLYSSGGVQRLWYTGPMFRYERPQAGRQRQFHQIGLELLGTNDPRGDVEAIAIATDLLRNLGLVNLHLALNSVGTLADRSLYRQALIDYLTPYQQELDSDSQVRLLNNPLRILDSKDSKTQEIAQNAPRIIDYLSQQSREHFDRVQQLLTDLGIGYELNHCLVRGLDYYTHTAFEIQSQDLGAQATVCGGGRYDGLVQELGGPDTPAVGWAIGLERLIILLQQKRSLASKQPDFYLVSRGSEAEAKALILAQKLRNLGLTVELDLSGSAFAKQFKRASRQEAIACLILGDSEAETDTVQLKWLKTQTQETLTIAELLAKIPDLTQQLAANK